A genome region from Synchiropus splendidus isolate RoL2022-P1 chromosome 5, RoL_Sspl_1.0, whole genome shotgun sequence includes the following:
- the plekhg4 gene encoding rho guanine nucleotide exchange factor 40 isoform X1 has product MLHYCQSSRHEDCPGCLQEKVVLHVSHPDQRLLHPGDFYLLVPPTRFGTSSSPCLLVCSVSAHGPYVELQEVSGVALYSLFTVAWLDTLNKEREQRGVHRLEKCVISTRRDIVRILWEDLVLLQEVQSCDPTRASLQIIPSSQTDQSASSSEGEESEGEYVELMEDVDFPRLGPQRGSLTQSLLLQNRARNHTHFPETGQPHISRTPHITHTPHAAPLHTTLTTHHAPPHITHTPDTAPPHTTLTTHHVPSHTPHTALPYTAPPHVPQTTRTSYSAPPYTAPPQATHTPHTAPPHTTHTPHTAPPQASHTPHTAPPHTTHTPHTATPHTTHTPHAAPPHTALPNTAPPHAPQTTHTSYSAPPYTTHTSHAEPPQAIHTPHTAPPQAIHTPHTAPPHTTHSPHTAPPQASHTAHTAPPHTTYTPHTAPPHTTYTPHAAPPQTTHTPHTATSHTALPYMAPPHAPQTTHTSYSAPPYTTYSPRAALPHHITYTETTSPPFDTDTTDISPLSTNASPPAPPHRTTQTTHTPLPHKIYSTQTELPPHNTVTPGGMHTHTNCHITHAPLTTPTSQTHTPVRESAPHNSHIPPTAPPPDSTAPPNSYTSHITHTFHKKTHKTTHSLHTTPARSKLDHHSTPPTLPTTHPEPPTSTPHSSPIHATHIAPTHLTNNLPTEKSPDSSVPTPDLISDSHIPDSSYAAAPGRMETLLQDAEGTRKQNLSSSLDKKATEKEDVQKEKVEDLYETERDKSDDAVQERQEETVSEMCRITLVQEGQMEEEEEEGSGPTLILESKLCIKESSCERDTEPSSNTTDLCLERKTAFSGNSASGVTCSQSEMGTEESSTTFNQQDCETNHSVDSDCKNESSQDSYFEGNMLLPCKATTCEYGASTRCSKSSTSPDTQGLGGSELLESENTQVEKSELQNKGSSSELPPVRSDNVTEDPQPTEPELQDPSRAKSFPVQSPGLLGFCKSEFFKVLLSSGVVCLPGARDRQGRALLTVQCAHNVWSHPDCESIQILRLLEYCTATLRKDVLAAGLMLLVDGRQATPLPAVLSALHSLQECVSASLHTVLLLNQDSPLCLDEFAACEVKVVHSLKSVYKLVEHKQLPVEFGGSLKFSQRSWIIFRMRVDQLTGQCEDVVQHLQKTIGVLETTPPPPTAEEAEQLLSHYNKLMCDVLQDSRLVSLQQDGGALLSQLRREEICEAEDCRATVDNSSSLYEQVDELLHRLVTLSNCKTQQIKFILEFWSLQPGFLQVKSWLSEVGEVRLKSLEEPEDSLDQMMKKHQDFKEFCASVHDQCKQGQELLRRLQRFSDVSSSDLQLYEVKVHSFWSQLQMFCQRLNTAGRVIERTVGLYRFLDQAYGWSLEGMRHLATISMEECSLPDKCQAVIDSLEEYRRQHPPILDSRFQEMKVAAEELRGARGLSQWSFAWSKCQETKKMFDRKMEVAMRSRASNQRRLSDSTHRLMSDSTSSLSPDLARRLSDSSPRTSSQSSPEVPTNSTPRPSPESPQILASASRKMLSGLRGVLERIPSLPEHDRAPPVSSQHTPLLRRLFRASSEEDSICSSTLSLNSSSCSLQSSRRQHLRKTQSFDCPPTPDTARYHPCPRALSEPARRGNTGVFIKGLEVSSTEAADRTLCPRSGAHRWAAQGPQSPGTPRTTGTTSADLRPRGSKLRHIVDEMVTTEREYVRSLLYIVENYFPEVDRDDVPQDLRGKRSVVFGNLEKLLDFHNQFFLKELEVCQKHPLRVSHCFLRHSEQFALYALYSKNKPKSDALLAGHGLFFKRKQQELADKMDLSSYLLKPIQRMSKYALLLADIIKEVGDSQEAELPSLQAASNMVKFQLRHGNDLLAMDAIRNCDVNLKEQGQLLRQDEFTVWTGRKKCQRHVFLFQELLLLSKPKKMEGGLDVFHYKHSFKTADLGLTESTGKDGLSFEIWFRKRTVKNQTLILQASTSEIKHNWTSEIGRILWTQATRNKEMRLKEMVSMGVGSKPFLDIKPSDAAISDRAVHCIMGSRGARTRASIAVSAFDHAHPFKHSPVTSDPHVHRPSSTGLLGPLNLHLYSQSLPSSPGSFINEADEHETSSQPSITTESSGSSSHCLSGSTGSDSGCVSSHLQEPVSEETVGSSPISPNTHLSHQINSKKPVQIFSPTTFV; this is encoded by the exons ATG TTGCACTACTGCCAGTCATcccgccatgaagactgtcctgGCTGTCTCCAGGAGAAGGTAGTCCTGCACGTCTCACACCCTGACCAGCGTTTACTGCACCCAGGAGACTTCTACCTGCTGGTTCCTCCTACAAGATTTGGGACCTCATCTTCTCCTTGTCTGCTGGTGTGCAGCGTGTCGGCCCATGGCCCTTatgtggagctgcaggaggtttCTGGAGTAGCCCTCTACTCCCTGTTCACCGTGGCTTGGCTGGACACTCTCAACAAGGAGAGGGAACAGCGAGGAGTGCACCGGCTGGAGAAGTGTGTCATTTCCACTCGCAGGGACATTGTCCGGATCCTCTGGGAGGACCTGGTTCTCCTGCAGGAGGTCCAGTCATGTGATCCTACAAGAGCCTCCCTTCAGATCATCCCCTCATCACAAACCGACCAATCAGCATCTAGCAGCGAGGGGGAGGAGTCAGAGGGAGAATATGTGGAGCTAATGGAGGACGTTGATTTTCCTCGTCTTGGCCCGCAGAGGGGGTCCCTGACCCAAAGCCTCCTCCTGCAGAACCGAGCCCGAAATCACACACACTTCCCTGAAACTGGACAACCTCACATCTCACGCACTcctcacatcacacacactcctcacGCTGCACCTCTTCACACCACGCTAACCACTCACCATGCACCTcctcacatcacacacactcctgaCACTGCACCTCCTCACACCACGCTAACCACTCACCATGTACCTTCTCATACTCCTCACACTGCACTTCCTTACACTGCTCCTCCTCACGTTCCTCAAACCACACGTACCTCTTACAGTGCACCCCCTTACACTGCACCTCCTCAagccacacacactcctcacacTGCACCTcctcacaccacacacactcctcacacTGCACCTCCTCAAGCCTCACACACTCCTCACACTGCACCTcctcacaccacacacactcctcacacTGCAACTcctcacaccacacacactcctcaTGCTGCACCTCCTCACACTGCACTTCCTAACACTGCTCCTCCTCACGCTCCTCAAACCACACATACCTCTTACAGTGCACCCCCTTACACCACTCACACTTCTCACGCTGAACCTCCTCAAGCCATACACACTCCTCACACTGCACCTCCTCAAGCCATACACACTCCTCACACTGCACCTCCTCACACCACACACAGTCCTCACACTGCACCTCCTCAAGCCTCACACACGGCTCACACTGCACCTCCTCACACCACTTACACTCCTCACACTGCACCTCCTCACACCACTTACACTCCTCACGCTGCACCTCCTCAaaccacacacactcctcacacAGCAACTTCTCACACTGCACTTCCTTACATGGCTCCTCCTCACGCTCCTCAAACCACACATACCTCTTACAGTGCACCCCCTTACACCACGTACTCTCCACGCGCTGCACTACCTCATCACATCACATACACTGAGACTACATCTCCTCCTTTTGACACAGACACTACGGACATCTCTCCTCTTAGTACAAATGCTTCTCCACCTGCACCTCCTCATCGCACCACTCAAACCACTCACACTCCTCTCCCCCACAAGATTTATTCAACTCAAACTGAACTTCCACCTCACAACACAGTCACCCCTGGAGGtatgcacactcacacaaactgtCACATCACACACGCTCCACTCACAACACCAACatctcagacacacactcctGTCAGAGAATCCGCTCCTCATAACTCACACATTCCTCCCACTGCACCTCCACCTGACAGTACAGCTCCTCCGAACTCGTATACCTCTCACATAACACATACATTTCACAAAAAAACTCACAAAACCACACACTCTCTCCATACTACACCTGCTCGCTCCAAACTTGACCATCACTCTACTCCTCCTACTCTTCCTACAACTCACCCCGAACCACCAACATCCACACCACACTCGTCTCCTATTCACGCTACACACATTGCTCCCACACATCTGACCAACAACCTTCCTACCGAGAAGTCCCCCGACTCCAGTGTCCCCACACCTGACCTCATCTCAGACAGCCACATCCCAGACTCCTCAtatgctgctgctcctggacgCATGGAGACGTTACTGCAAGATGCTGAAGGTACCAGGAAACAAAATCTAAGTAGTAGTTTGGACAAGAAAGCAACAGAGAAGGAGGATGTGCAGAAAGAGAAGGTTGAAGACTTGTATGAGACTGAGCGAGACAAAAGTGATGATGCAGTgcaggagagacaggaggagactGTTTCAGAGATGTGTCGGATTACACTCGTACAGGAAGGTcaaatggaggaggaggaggaggagggaagtggACCAACACTCATACTGGAATCCAAGCTTTGTATCAAGGAATCGTCTTGTGAAAGAGATACAGAACCCTCCTCAAACACAACAGATCTTTGTTTAGAAAGAAAAACTGCCTTCTCAGGGAACTCAGCTTCTGGAGTTACATGTTCTCAGAGTGAAATGGGAACTGAAGAGTCCAGCACCACATTCAACCAACAAGACTGTGAGACCAATCACTCTGTGGACTCTGATTGTAAGAATGAAAGCTCACAggactcttattttgaaggtAACATGTTGTTACCTTGTAAAGCCACTACTTGTGAATATGGTGCTTCAACAAGGTGCAGCAAGTCCAGCACCTCACCTGACACGCAAGGGTTAGGTGGGAGTGAGCTCCTTGAGTCTGAGAACACACAGGTGGAGAAATcagaacttcaaaataaag GTTCCAGCAGTGAACTACCTCCTGTCCGCTCTGACAACGTGACTGAAGATCCACAACCAACGGAACCAGAACTACAGGATCCGTCCCGTGCAAAATCTTTTCCTGTCCAGAGCCCTGGGCTCCTTGGGTTCTGCAAATCTGAGTTTTTCAAAGTGCTGCTGAGCTCCGGTGTGGTCTGTCTACCTG GTGCTAGAGACAGACAAGGAAGAGCCCTGCTGACTGTCCAGTGTGCACACAACGTTTGGTCCCACCCAGACTGCGAGTCAATCCAAATCCTCCGTCTCCTAGAGTACTGCACAGCCACACTCAG GAAGGACGTGCTAGCAGCTGGACTGATGTTGCTTGTGGATGGTCGTCAAGCCACGCCCCTTCCTGCTGTCCTCAGTGCACTTCACTCCCTTCAG GAGTGTGTATCAGCCTCGCTTCACACAGTGCTTCTGCTGAACCAAGACTCCCCACTCTGTCTGGATGAATTTGCAGCTTGTGAG GTCAAGGTCGTACACTCTTTGAAGTCGGTTTATAAACTTGTGGAACATAAGCAGCTTCCTGTCGAGTTTGGAGGTTCTTTGAAATTCAGTCAGAGAAGCTGGATCATCTTCAGGATG AGAGTTGATCAACTGACTGGCCAGTGTGAAGATGTGGTCCAACATCTGCAGAAAACCATCGGTGTTCTGGAGACAACACCGCCACCTCCTACTGCTGAG gagGCCGAGCAGCTGCTGTCTCACTACAACAAGCTAATGTGTGATGTTCTTCAAGATAGCCGGTTGGTCAGTCTGCAGCAGGACGGCGGAGCGTTGTTGTCACAGCTCCGCAGAGAGGAGATCTGTGAGGCGGAGGACTGTCGGGCCACAGTGGACAATAGTTCCTCTCTGTACGAGCAGGTGGATGAGCTGCTGCACCGTCTGGTGACGCTGTCCAACTGTAAAACACAGCAGATAAAGTTCATCCTGGAGTTCTGGAGCCTGCAGCCAGGTTTCCTGCAG gtgaagTCATGGCTGAGTGAGGTCGGGGAGGTCCGTTTGAAGAGTCTAGAAGAACCTGAAGATTCTCTGGATCAAATGATGAAAAAGCATCAAGACTTTAAGGAGTTCTGCGCCTCAGTTCAT GACCAGTGTAAACAGGGTCAGGAGTTGTTGAGGCGCCTTCAGCGCTTCAGTGATGTGTCATCGTCAGACCTGCAGCTCTACGAGGTCAAGGTCCACTCGTTCTGGTCGCAGCTTCAGATGTTCTGTCAGCGACTCAACACCGCCGGACGTGTCATCGAGAGGACGGTTGGTCTTTACCGCTTCCTTGACCAG GCGTATGGCTGGTCGTTGGAGGGAATGCGCCACCTAGCTACCATCAGCATGGAGGAGTGCTCCCTGCCTGACAAATGCCAGGCAGTGATTGACAGCCTGGAGGAGTACCGGCGGCAGCACCCGCCCATCCTGGACTCTCGCTTTCAGGAGATGAAGGTGGCTGCCGAGGAGCTGCGGGGCGCCCGAGGACTCAGCCAGTGGAGCTTCGCCTGGTCCAAGTGCCAGGAGACCAAGAAGATGTTCGACAGGAAGATGGAGGTGGCGATGAGGTCTCGAGCCTCCAATCAGAGGCGCCTTTCGGACTCCACCCACAGACTGATGTCGGACTCCACCAGCAGCCTGAGCCCCGACCTGGCTCGCAGACTGTCAGACTCGTCGCCCAGGACCTCCTCTCAGTCCTCCCCTGAAGTTCCCACCAACTCCACCCCACGACCTTCCCCTGAGTCCCCCCAGATCCTCGCCTCGGCCTCCAGGAAGATGCTCTCGGGACTTCGAGGGGTTCTGGAGAGGATACCTAGCCTGCCCGAACACGACAGGGCCCCACCAGTCTCTTCCCAACACACCCCACTCCTCCGCCGCCTGTTCCGTGCCTCCTCAGAAGAGGACTCCATCTGCTCCTCCACTCTGAGCCTcaactcctcctcctgttctctccagtccagcaggcGGCAGCACCTCAGGAAGACACAGAGCTTTGACTGTCCCCCGACACCCGATACTGCCCGGTATCACCCTTGTCCTCGTGCACTTAGTGAACCAGCGCGGCGCGGGAACACTGGCGTCTTCATCAAAGGCCTGGAGGTGAGCAGCACCGAGGCGGCAGACCGCACACTCTGCCCCAGATCGGGAGCTCACCGCTGGGCAGCACAAGGGCCTCAAAGTCCCGGCACACCCAGAACCACCGGCACCACCTCCGCAGACCTTCGACCAAGAGGAAG CAAACTGCGGCACATCGTGGACGAGATGGTGACCACGGAGCGTGAGTACGTGCGCTCCCTGCTCTACATCGTGGAGAACTACTTCCCTGAGGTGGACCGCGACGACGTGCCTCAGGACCTGAGGGGGAAACGCTCGGTGGTTTTCGGAAACCTGGAGAAACTCCTCGACTTCCACAACCAGTTCTTCCTGAAGGAGCTAGAGGTGTGCCAGAAGCATCCGCTGCGAGTGTCTCACTGCTTCCTCCGACAC TCGGAGCAGTTCGCCCTCTACGCTCTCTACAGCAAGAACAAGCCCAAGTCGGACGCTCTTCTGGCGGGTCACGGACTCTTCTTTAAG AGGAAACAGCAGGAGCTGGCGGACAAGATGGACTTGTCGTCGTACTTGTTGAAGCCCATCCAGCGGATGAGCAAGTACGCGCTGCTGCTGGCCGACATCATCAAAGAGGTGGGCGACAGCCAGGAAGCGGAGCTTCCCTCCCTGCAGGCTGCCAGCAACATGGTCAAGTTCCAGCTGCGTCACGGCAACGACCTGCTGGCCATGGATGCCATCCGGAACTGCGAC GTGAACCTGAAGGAGCAGGGTCAGCTGCTGCGCCAGGACGAGTTCACCGTGTGGACCGGAAGGAAGAAGTGTCAGCGCCACGTCTTCCTGTTCCAggagctcctgctcctcagcaAACCCAAGAAGATGGAGGGGGGTCTGGACGTCTTCCACTACAAGCACTCTTTCAAG ACGGCAGACCTGGGTCTGACCGAGTCCACGGGGAAGGACGGGCTCAGTTTTGAGATCTGGTTCCGGAAGAGGACGGTTAAGAATCAGACACTGATCCTTCAGGCGAGCACCAGTGAGATCAAACACAACTGGACCAGCGAGATCGGACGCATCCTGTGGACACAGGCCACACGGAACAAAG AGATGCGTCTGAAGGAGATGGTGTCTATGGGCGTGGGAAGCAAACCTTTCCTGGACATCAAACCGAGCGACGCTGCCATCAGTGACCGGGCGGTGCACTGCATCATGGGGAGTCGAG GGGCCAGAACCAGAGCCTCCATCGCCGTCTCTGCCTTCGACCACGCCCACCCATTCAAGCACAGccccgtgacctctgacccccatGTGCACCGACCGTCGTCCACTGGTCTGCTAGGACCCCTAAACCTGCATCTATACAG TCAAAGTTTGCCGTCGTCACCGGGGTCCTTCATCAACGAGGCGGACGAGCACGAGACCAGCAGCCAGCCGTCCATCA CTACTGAAAGTTCCGGCTCGTCCTCTCACTGTCTGTCCGGCTCCACTGGCTCCGACAGCGGCTGTGTCTCCTCACACCTCCAGGAGCCCGTCTCGGAGGAGACCGTGGGCTCCTCCCCCATCAGCCCCAACACCCACCTGAGCCACCAGATCAACTCCAAG AAACCCGTCCAGATCTTCAGTCCGACCACCTTCGTATGA